GTGGAACCCCAGCAATAGCAATACAGACGGCGGCGGGAGCGCCTCGGCCTGGCCTGCGGCGGCGTAAGCGTAGGCGATGAGATTCTGAGCAGGCTCGGTCTCCAGGCTCACTGCGAGCGGGAAGTCGGTGATGCGGCCGGGGTGGTCGTGGACCAGCGCACACCCGACGCGGCCGATGGCGAGCGCGAACGGGAAGACGAACACCGCCACGTCGAGATACGCCCACCGTTGGCGGAGGTCCGGGGCGCGGAGCCACAGGTAGAGCGCCGCCCCGACGAGCCCGCCGATCATGCCGCCGAACGAGCTGATGTGCTCCCAGACGCGGAGCAGGAGCCACGGGTCACGCGCGACTTCGCCCGGGAAGTAGAACAGCACGGCAAACAGGTGCGCGCCGAGGAAGCCGCCCACGATGAGCCACATCGCCATCTGCTCCCCCACCGCGGGCTTCAGCCCGAACCGGGCGAACCGCCGCCGCGCCATCGCCAGCCCGACCAGCACGGCCACGGCGACTGTGAGCCCGAAGACCTGGATCGTCAGCGGCCCTAGCTGCAAGGGCGGCACGTCAGCGAACGGAATCATCGATTGGGATGAGCAGACTATGAATCAGGGTATGCTGCGCTTTGGCTCACGCGCCGTCCCGAGTCCGATCTGAGCGTGCTAGTGGTACCCGATCTGAGTATCACGGCCGCCGCCGCCATAGCGAATGCGCCGGTGCCCAGCGCGACCCTCGCCCATTGCCATGCGCCCCAAGTCTGGAGCGCACCGGGCAGGTCCTGCGGGGCCACGCTACGGTTCGCGAAGCCCGCGTTGGCGTCCTTGAAGTACACGAAGAAGAGAGCGAGCACGCCTAGCGACAGCACCGTCGAAAGCACCCAGAGCCGTGTGGGACGGCGGTCGAGCGCGCTCAGGACCGTGGCGACGAGGGCGAGTACGGCACTCGCGATCTGGAGAGGGCTGTAGAAGCCGACCAGGAGTTCCGCGTTGCTGGCGTACCAGTCGAAGAACTGGTCCGCAGCGAGTGTCTGCCAGTACGGGACCAAGATCGCCGATTCCGCGAGCATGGCACCCGCGGAGAGGCCAAGCACGAGCAGCGCAAGCAGAGAGAGCCAGTCGGTGAGCCATCCACGCATTCCGCAAAGTACTTCGTGCCTGCTTGGTGGAAGCGGGTCATACAGCCGTTTGACTGCTCGCCTTGAACGCCGCTGCTGTTTCTGCGATGCCAGCGGCCAGTGGGGTCACCTCACCGAAGGCATCGCCGAACGCTCGGTCGAACTTCGAGTGGTCCACAATGAAGGGGTGCTCCCACAGGTACAGCATTTCAGCCACTTCACGCATCATCGGGTTGAAAAGGCCGAGCGCGCGAAGCACCCACGACGGCGCGGCCTGTACCTTCGCCTTTTGGCCCATCGCCTCAGCAGCCCTCTCGGCGAACGCACGGGGAGTCATCGGGGGTGGATTGGGGACGAGCCACGTCTGCCCGAACGCCTCGTCGTGATCCGCCAGCACGACGAGCGCACGCCCGAAGTCCTCGATGAACGTGAATGAGTGCGGGTGATCGGGGTTGCCGAGCAGGCGCGCAGCCTTCCCCTCTGCGAGACGACCGAAG
Above is a window of Bacteroidota bacterium DNA encoding:
- a CDS encoding prolipoprotein diacylglyceryl transferase family protein: MIPFADVPPLQLGPLTIQVFGLTVAVAVLVGLAMARRRFARFGLKPAVGEQMAMWLIVGGFLGAHLFAVLFYFPGEVARDPWLLLRVWEHISSFGGMIGGLVGAALYLWLRAPDLRQRWAYLDVAVFVFPFALAIGRVGCALVHDHPGRITDFPLAVSLETEPAQNLIAYAYAAAGQAEALPPPSVLLLLGFHDLGLYEVVYLAAFVLPVLVVLDRKPRPVGFFLCAFAVLYMPVRFGFDFLRVSDATYAGLTPAQWVAAAVLASVPFLWRRMRRGERADGSAITPERS